TTCTAGTTCCCAACCCTAGGTGTTACTAACCATTTGATCCACGCTCATCCTCTTTATACCCAGAGGAGGTCCAGAAAACAGGCTTCGGACAGCAAGGATTTCAGACACTTTAGGGATTGCTCCACTTTGCAcctgaaaatgaacagaaaATCAGTTTATCCCACTTTCATGGAATAATGGATACAAGTTCAACCTGTTGTTTTACACCTATGTATGTGTATGAGTTAGTAATGAGGGACTCTATCCGATTACCGAACCAACGATATTTGGCCATTAAGTCTTttgtaatttcatttttgtaCTTGATGATAGTCTATACCTAAACTGAACTATGTTTCataggcaaatattgtactcttttaggccggcttcacactggctgcgtggcgtgagcgtgtcagctgcttggcgtgtccgtttttatttcggctcccatgttaacaggttagagcttgcacactgcctgcgtgacacgcatgtctcaggcgcggctcgagccgcgccgaaaacgcgtgcatgctagaaatagaaccgtcgcctatttttcacgcgacacgcaagcgttttggaagcgtttccagacaaaataaaatacaaaaaaatgtttatatgtcattttgacacgaatacatttaataaatgacattttgatgtttgaaagtctctaggttttgacataaatgcagattataaatgtaattaaaaaaaataataaataattatcgattttcaaatattgcacctgtcaatacagaacaaaatattctgtagcctattttgccgtcaatactgccgacgttgtctttgctgtaatcaaatcagtatagggttgaagaacacgctattatttcattttatcaatgggaaacacacgtgtacagacaaggctagcaacaacagcagcgcagcgtcagacacgtttctggtgtgaaaagacatagaaaacgccacgcagccgccacgccaCTGAGACGGAAAAAGAAACACCACGCTCACGCCGCGCAGCCTGCGTGTGTGGCCGGCCTTACTCCACTATAGTTAACACACAGCTGTAGttcttagttacttttcagataaGGATTTTAACATAGAAAAACATATGATGAGTTTATAAAAAGTGTCTGGTTGTTCTTCTTGTCATGTTTCCGATGTCTATGAGTTGGTAGCAGTTCCAACAAAGACAAATTTCTCCTATAAACTTTACAGTTTATCTTAACAAGTGTGAGGCCAAAAGAGgtcaaaataatattttttgaaATGTCCAAGAATGGAACTTAGTTTTTTTCCTTTGTTGCTCTCCCATCAATCATCTCACAACCCCTCAGATTTAAGTTGTGGTCCTCTGGATGAGCAGACCCCTACCATGGGAACCACTCTATTCACCTGCCTCACTGTATATAAAGTAGCTGAAACTACCTCaaccagctacaacagtaaaatgctaaaaaaagtcaattataatgtattatatTGTCTTGAATGTTATGTTATTATGTCATcttttcttaacccttgtgttgtcttccgaTCGGCCATGAGCTTGAtgtccttccgggtcaaaatagagaaaaaaaagatttgaaaactttttttttgttgcttttaccCCCAGacgtttgtgtctctttttgagacgcttttttaaattcatggtcaataaagctaatttatatgacattatacccaattctttagtttaaaaaaaagctgaaattatgaattattttgactaatagttaagatcagagtggatcacagactggtttatgtcaacgTTAAGTCAGgagactgttttgaaaccattttaacattttttttcaaatgctatgaaattgaataaaacacctaaaatcccaaattcaataaaagtaataACCTGCGAAGATCttgcatccatgcatccatgttatttttgggcaatttggttgaaataaacctatATTTCTGCTACGAAAAGCTTTGAAaacaggacaacacaagggttagttTTTGTctaaggccacgtccacacgtaccaaaacgatTTTTTCCCCCGTCTTCCCTATGTTCATGTTGTAAAGTGTATGTTTTGTAcgttgttttaaaaaacaaataaaaatagttaatcgtaataatgtaatatataataatataatttatattatattttacttATGTAGGGTTTGACTGCTTGTAATTACTTGTAAGGAGCGTCTGCGTTGTTTAAGCACTAGACAGTTCATATCCACAGTTGATAAATAAGCCCCTGGTGTTTGTGAGGTAGTTCTTACATTTTAGTTATTTTATCTGCTCAGTCACTTTCTGGACAGCGAATGCATCAATGTATGCTCTAAAATTATGCTTGTGCATATTTTCAACAGAAGAGTGTGATGTATAGCTGGTGGTACTAGAACAGATGGTTGGTAAAAGTTTGATCTATTCTGCATCTATTCTTCTGTACCCTGTCACATATTTCCTCATCATAATGCCGTATTTCTACCACCAAACACTTCGGCTGCGTTCACTTACTGTGGCACACAGGTCTTTAAGGCGCCTCTGTAGCTGGCCGTCTTTGACCTGTTGGCTCGTGCTCTCGAGCCCTTTGAGCACTGACCAGTGGTGCTGGGCCCTCAGGGAATGGTACAATCCCTGAAACTCCTCCTTCTGCTGAGGAGTCCAGAAATGTGGGATCAGGAGCTGGCGGGGGAAAAAGTACCTGGCAGTGAACAGGAGAGGATGGtagcagagagaggagggacggtaaaatatacatatatcaaCAGGGACAAGATAGCAAGCAAGGAACATTACTATCAATCATTTCAGAATGCTTTGCTGAATATGAATCAAAAGGGTGCCAACTGGAATGAAAAGATGGTTATTTTAAAGTAGCTCACATCAAGACAAAAACCAGGTAGTTGGCGAAGGGAGGGATGGATATCACCACCAGCGGCACGGCCTTGATCATGTCTCTGCGAAACTGCAAAACAAATGTAAAGTAAGTAAAGCTGCTGTGAGATAATACACTTTACAGAGCTGAAATTATACAATAAAGACAAAGCGTTAAATGAAAGTGCTGCTCACTTATAAAGAAATAACTTACAGAACATAATTCTTGAATTCTGGAATCTACTGCTGAACTTCAGACATCTGACTTAATCtgattattttttctttgtcatttcaATATCCAACTCCTTTCTTCTGTCTCATTTTTCTTTCTAATATTTAATTATAGCctgctagcctgacaagccagacccacatcaagatgttgggtctgggaactcaccattggcagggctcaatccgaggggcgggataaacggttgtcgttcaaattccctctgcactcatagccaaccagagcaacgctagttgatggattaaacttttgccgtatccggtcggcaataGTGTTGATgaactgaccgaagagccggttaattaacccgactcgtgtcactgaaccaggagaatcgagtgccatacgtcaatgaaccaactcactcctgttctcttaatacatcaaTGCATTTGTGccgttgtgtgtagctggtattcttctgctaggctgatactgtgtgtgtagtaatctagctcattagcgcctccactggagtggtggtagaatcaatcaaGAAATGGCctagaccgcgcaccaggctactgaacgagaccgaatgtaaccgtgcaaccggccgctcgagtctaatgtaatcaagcgtgtcttggttctcggcaagtttgagttattaaccaagccttgtttctggtgcatcttagatgattgtgttcatggcaattcacacattatcgaTGGGGAAGTAGGctacatcacatacaaatacacgtcatgttatcttggtagttatgttaagttaaatgtttgttacatggtaggtaggctgtcaccaggagaccgcgcaccaggctactgaacgagaccgtaaccgtgcctaatgcatgagtctatgtaatcaaacgggtgtctaggttctcggcaagtttgagttatcaaccgatcccagaagcctttatgtctcgtgcattttagaattgtgttcatggaaattcataggctacattaccaaggggaaattattttatcacatacaaatacgcgtaatgttatcttggtagttatgtcaagttaaatgttaaaagtgaatgttgctacatggtagttAGACTGTCACAAGGAGACTGCGCACCAGgctaccgaatgtaaccgtggccagtgtgtgagtctagtgtcggtcagtatgagtgtgtaaatagtatgtcgagaccgaatgtaaccgctCGAGTCTAATGTAATCCAGCGGTTTCTGGCAGGGGAAGTAAATACGcgatcctaaccctaaccctaacccacccaccaactctatacacgatgtgattggcctgaccagagtttggttttttcagctcgcaagccaacggagagttgctagacgaccttggctgcaaattacatttgctgccgctagggtgcgtctagatttctaggctaacagCCTGCTAGAATGGGTCACCAAATGTGGCGCCCCTTAATATACCTGGGCAGCCTGCCCAGGTAAAGTCTATGTGTGGGGAAACACTGGTATAGGTCTTTTACTGGAATCTCTATCTtccactataaaaaaaaaaatttttaataaaccttttttttttctcctagcTCTGTAATACAACACAGCACTAACATAGATAGTGCTGGCCTCCTTTGAAGTAATGCTGTTTGATCATTTTATTGTATCTTCTACTTAGTGTTTTGGAAACGTGTAAAAACATGATCAATAACCTACAGCATTTCTACCCAGCCAATCATCTCACTGTGtcataaaaaatatcaaatattaAAAATTGTTGACTCAATATCTGGTTATAAATGTGACAGTGTTTTGGATATGACTAATGGTGGTGGAGAGGACCCACCTGTCTGAGCTTCTCCATCTCCCTGTAGGGCAAATCCTTGAACTGCACTCCATCAGAGAACATCTTAGCTTTTATCCTCTGCACATCTTTGGCATCTCGGAACAGTAGCTTGAATCCTGGAATAATAAAAATCACGTTGATGATAATGCAAATATGGATGAAAGTGATGGCAGCATAGCTTGCCATGCTAGGTGCTGGCCTTGCCATCGGGGGAGCAaatggggttcagtgtcttgctcaaggacacttcgtCATGTGAACAGGAGGAGGTGGGCATTGAACTACCAACCCCCTCTTAAACCACAGCCGCCTTGTACTGTACACTGCAGTCCCATTAAAAGATTTGGACGTGTGTTGTGCCACAAATACAGTTTTACATTAAACAATTCCTGCCATTAcaccaaataatcacaaaaaaaatatgtttaatacAATACTCAAGTGTAATTGCATTAGTTATGATATGCAGTGACTGAGATTTTAAACTATTCCATAAATGCTCCATACGTACAGTATCTTTGGATATAGTATGAAGAACATATCAACTTATTTTGTCTTTGAAACTTGGACTCTGAATCTCTGTATATGAGATAAGAGAGACTATATTGTCATCCCTCTGCACAGTGCAGTAAATCGAGCAAGAAATTTGTATTTCTCCTGGTCCCCGGcgccaaaaaaaagaaaaagaatggtgCACCATTCAGACTACATACAAGGTGCAAAAAAAGATGGTACAATGCATAGGACAAATATACAAGAGttataaaaatagaaaagtaTGAACATAAGCGTGTATAAGAAAGTGAACTTCAAATTTGGGATGACATGGTACTCATGTTTTTAAACTTAAATTCATTCTACTGCTACTAGTAGAATGAATGCTGCTAAATTAtactatttgttttttttccacttttgaaCTTTAATCTTAAAAAACTCCAACTATACAACCATACAGTATTAAAGATGCTAGAGAGGTGAGTTACAGTAACAGTCTATCTTACCTTCCGTAAATGTGTGATAGAGTTGATAAAAGCGGGGAAATCGCCTTTTAAGGAAACCTTCATATTTGGTATTTACCCTCTGGAGGCTGGAGGCCACATAGCGACCAATACCTCGTCTAACTTTGGACGATGAGTAGTGTCGGCACAGGGGCAACCTGTAGAGTAGAAGAGGTAAACACAAATAAGTTAACGCCTACTAAAAGATCAGCAATTAAAAtggatttcccccccccccgatATGTGCTCCCTATCGAGGTGTGCTTTGGTTCTCCACGTGTAGGAGCATTATTTAACAGGGAATTTGGTCTTTCAAAAATGCACTACTCTGAAAAATCTTAAATATTAATGCAGTATCATAATACTACTCtgaaaaatcttaaataaatacattaatgcAGTATCATAACATGCTCCCCATATTCTTCCTAGAACTTCAACAATTAGTCGACCTATCGATTAGAAGATCATCAGAAAaataatcggcaactattttgataatcaattaaccGTTAAAGTAAATCTTCAtgcaaaaaatgtgtttttcgtTTTattaaagacatcaccttggacttTGAAAAACTGGGATTAACATGTTTCCCTATTAATTATTACTAACCTGCAgatgaatcgataatgaaaataattagttaattagttagttgcagccctaattcttACACTATACATAGAGTCAGTAGTGGTGTAAAATCTAACACAATTAGCTATGTAGTGGGAGCAATATTTCTTATGGGATTGGGTCTATCGAAATACGCTAACCCTGATAAAAGAAAACAAGATATCAAAATATGCTCCCAATATATTCTTACAGTACACTAACCCCTGTTTTgtaatcaaaaacacaaatgagGTGTCATAATATTGACggaaatacacaaaaacacatctttcgACAAGGCTGCATAAATCGTCAGAACACCAGAAATCATCTCTAACGTTACACCTCCATGCTCAGTGGTTTGGATATATTTTAGACAAAAATCAAAGGTGGTTGTATGCTGGTCGTGTATCAATGACACAGCATAGTAGCATgatttaaatataaagtggACAACTGAGTTTACATTAGAACATATCTTTAAATCAAACACAAACGGTTGAGCATAGCAGCCTAACGTTACTGATTTGCAGCTAGCTTAATTTAGCAAGGGTTCAAGTGAGATGCGAGTAAAACAAAGAGACAAATCTTGGACGAATGAAGCATAAAGATGTTTAAACATACCTGGACTGACAGGACCCATAAGGAAAGTAAAGGCCATTTGATATCCTGTTTGTCCTGAGACCACACAGACGGGTCAAAGACAAATTGCTACACAGGTTTGAGCAGGACAGCGCCATGTTTCATACATGTATACAGTAAAGTTCCGCGTACGTTACCGTAATGACGCTCATGTACGACAAAGCCAAAAGCCGTTCAGTTATGGAGTTACCGTAAAGTCTGCCGTGTACACGGATTCAACGATGTATTATTggcaataacacacacacacacacacacacacacacacacacacagtcaggctTTTCTCTACCTACTCACACTTTCAGCTAGGAACTTCATCCAGACCTTACAACGTTACACACCTTTCATACATTATTATTCAAATTTTAAGGCCAGCAATTAAGTTTAGCGACagcttttaaaaacaatgttccACAACTTTattggtattattcaacttttaatggCACTCATACAAATAACCAACCTATTTCCAACTATTCCTACATTCCTGCATACTTACACATTTAAAGACAATAGCATCAGCGTTTCAGTATCATGCCGCAATTTCTTCAGATATTGCGTTCTCGAGTTTAAATGATGCTGTGTCACACCttcagatatttttttaaagaaaattttgAGCAAAAGTAACGACTCTTGGGTTAATTTGAATGCAGATGATTTTAAGCAGGAAGTCATGTGACTTCGAGATGTTCGCTAAATGGGGGCGGAGCAACGAAATTATCAAAAGCTTTCACCGGTCGCAAACAGAGACAGTTAAGAAAGCAAGACGCCGACgagaaaaagaataaaaaaggtccataaaatgttattttccgTGCCAATTTTGTAACCGACTGTATTTCAAACACTTGTTAAAAAGTTCTTAAACGTTCTTTCAGGTAATATGAATTATACTCTTCATTGGCCAATTTACAATTAAAGTTGGGCGACTTGCCAAGTTTTTGCTAGCAAACATGACCACTAACATTAGCCAACATTTTGCGGTTTAAGGGCAATGTTTGACAATGAATAAGCTAATTAAAGTTCAACGAATACTTCTAGATAATGAGTCTTATTACCATCCAGTTGAAACTTAACTGCACTAAACGGCTGATTGGAAACTGCAAACCTGGGTACGTTTTGACCGTGTAAACATAATATAAAATCTGGTGCTATTGCATTCTCTTCTCTTTACCCCAGGCGACTGCTTCACTCAGTGTAGATAGCACAGAGTATAACTAACGCCATAACTTGGTATATTATTCCAAACAACCGTACACCTCGAATCAGGTGTTAGATAATTCGGCACACCTGTACACTAGACAGAATTCTGCATATTCATGATGAATTTCTTTTGAATGTGGATCTAGAAACCAGAAGAAATCAGTATTTGTTTTGACCTTATATctactttgtttttaatttgtattccaTGTTAACTTGAATTGTATCTATGACCCTACCAGTTTGCCAGTTGGTGTCTTCAGTAAATCCCAGCTAGCGATGGCGGCCACCATCAGATTTGGAACCACCTGCGCTCCATGCAAAACTGCTCCTGTCCAGAGTCCACAGCTGGAAGAAGAAACcggtaaaacaaaaatatttccTCACATTTTAACATCTTAAGTTGTCTTCCGTCTTAGTAAATATTAAAGGGTTAAACGTATTAATTTGTTCTTCTCTGACTTTAAAGATGAAAAAGGAAACTGTGACCCGGAAAAACTTCTGCAGTGCCCTTTTGATAAGAACCACCAAATCCGAGCCTGCCGCTTCCCTTACCATCTTATAAAGTGCAGGAAAGTGAGTCAAACTCATTATAGCAAGTAACACCAGCAGGCATGGCAAAATATTGTAGATTTACATGGACGTAGAGTTCAGGGACGTGTGTATTATGTATATTTGAACCAAAAATGTCCTTTCCTttgcctcttttctctctcatttATGTAGAATCATCCGAAACTGGCCATGGAGCTAAAAACCTGCCCTTTCAATGCTCGCCACCTGGTCCCCAAGCATGAGCTGACATACCACACTGAAACCTGTGAAGACCGAATATCTGTGGACACTGAAGATGGTAAGTCATCACTTTTTTGCTCTTTCTATTTTTTACCTTGCGGAGTTAACATGCTCTCGCAGTGTTTGAGTTGAATTATGCTCTGTTTACAGGTGGAAGCACAAATGGACTTAGTAAATGGCAGGTCCCAGTCAGCACTTGGGTAAACCAGAACATGACTGAAGATTGGGACAAAGGTATTACTAATAACCACAACTTGTTTTAACACTTTGATTTTTGTGTGATTGAACAAAGAAGCCGGTGCTTGAGTTTGAAATATTCAATGCATAGTTTCTAaagcaattttctttttctcccctTCCATGCTCGGAACCAGACTTTGAAAACTCTGATTTTGTCTGTAAAAGTAACTGAGCATTTTGTCTTGCAGAGGCTGATGATGATGCCGCTCCGTTTGTGTGGGGTGTGAACACAGTCCTGAATCAGAAGTAAGTGTTATACTTAATCCAGTCTGCTTCAGATCTTAGCAAGTGCATATTTTCTTAATACCTTAActgttttgtcttgtttctCTGCAGGCAGGAAATGAGGCCCACCAACAACCTTGGTCCAAGTTTTAGAACTCCCAATACCCTTCCCTGGACCCCGATATAAACCATAATGTATGCGTAACTTATTTTATATTAGATCTACTGTAGGTTCAAGTTGCAGCAGTCTCATTTTAGTCACCTGATGTGGTACCGTAACTGCAGGCATAGCCTccatttgttttagtttttctgtatTTCCTTGCATTCCCAACTGTTAACAGTTACAAAGGGCAGTGGTTGAATATTGTGGGCTTGTTATATTAAaggtgtttttatttcaaataattGTGTGAAGTTAGCATGGTAGGTGTTCTATTTCAAATTTTGTGGTTgagttatgaaaatgtttactaaaGTGAATCGCATGTTGTGATGTGCATGGATTTCAAATACAGTTTGGCAATGGGATGGGACTGTTTtcctattttgtttttttctattttagaaaGCCTCAGTGGCAGTATtgcaaaatgaaagaaaataaattagaAAAGACATTAAACGGGTACAGAAAATACACATGTGGAcaatgtatatacacacaggcCTATTTCACAATAGCAATTGGGTCGTAAACTCACTTATATTTTATAATAACTATAGTCAATCGTTGAGGTACTCTTCCCAAGCAAAGTAAGCAGCTGTTCAGAAGTTTTAAGTGTCACTTCATGGCCACAGGATGGCAGTACTCATCAACCCAAGCACTGACATCACTATCTGCCTGCTTCCCACTCAATTTAATACTTCATTCCTTTGATTTGAGTAGCTCCTCTGGTAAGCAAACATGTTTAATAAAGGCACTTTTCATGCATAAAGTACATCATTAGCCATTGCAGTGTTGGAGGGATTTAGTTAATTTACATAAGTAAAAGTCCTAATACCACACCAAAAatatgttacaagtaaaagtcctatgTTAATGTTAGTTCAGTAAAAATATGTAAGtataatcaggaaaatgtactcaagacttaaaagtaaaattactctATGCAGAGAAATGGCTCCTGTGACTGACAACTATTATATCAAATTATCAGACTTAGGATTTTACCGTTTTGGTTAActgaggtggagctaattttgaACTATTTTGTATGaaactgcaactaatgatttttttcattatggattaatctgccaattattttcacCATCAATCAACTGATTGTttggtttgtaaaaaaaaaaagggggggggggagttaaATTTCACAATTACCCAAGACCCAAAGTGACACCTTTCTAATGTTTGTTTCACTGGAGTGACTTCAGTGTGATGAATCTCAGAATAATCCCAGTGTGAGACCGGCCAGCCTGAGCACTCTGTCATATCTAAGTGGCATTATTGATTTCATGTGATGACTGTCTATTTTAGATGTGGCTATTAATAGAAGTGTTCA
The genomic region above belongs to Sander lucioperca isolate FBNREF2018 chromosome 12, SLUC_FBN_1.2, whole genome shotgun sequence and contains:
- the letmd1 gene encoding LETM1 domain-containing protein 1 isoform X2; the encoded protein is MALSCSNLCSNLSLTRLCGLRTNRISNGLYFPYGSCQSRLPLCRHYSSSKVRRGIGRYVASSLQRVNTKYEGFLKRRFPRFYQLYHTFTEGFKLLFRDAKDVQRIKAKMFSDGVQFKDLPYREMEKLRQFRRDMIKAVPLVVISIPPFANYLVFVLMYFFPRQLLIPHFWTPQQKEEFQGLYHSLRAQHHWSVLKGLESTSQQVKDGQLQRRLKDLCATVQSGAIPKVSEILAVRSLFSGPPLGIKRMSVDQMRLVSPLLFLTPHLPGFLIGRRLNNHGLVLLQLDRALSRLGPHQLSDSELRKACYVRGLHSNSVGINQYREWLSQWLQVSSSLKDSEVSLLLHSIVFLSANYPKGASRH
- the letmd1 gene encoding LETM1 domain-containing protein 1 isoform X1, coding for MLLSLNVLPLCRHYSSSKVRRGIGRYVASSLQRVNTKYEGFLKRRFPRFYQLYHTFTEGFKLLFRDAKDVQRIKAKMFSDGVQFKDLPYREMEKLRQFRRDMIKAVPLVVISIPPFANYLVFVLMYFFPRQLLIPHFWTPQQKEEFQGLYHSLRAQHHWSVLKGLESTSQQVKDGQLQRRLKDLCATVQSGAIPKVSEILAVRSLFSGPPLGIKRMSVDQMRLVSPLLFLTPHLPGFLIGRRLNNHGLVLLQLDRALSRLGPHQLSDSELRKACYVRGLHSNSVGINQYREWLSQWLQVSSSLKDSEVSLLLHSIVFLSANYPKGASRH
- the zgc:56699 gene encoding gametocyte-specific factor 1 isoform X1 — translated: MSLITIQLKLNCTKRLIGNCKPGLPVGVFSKSQLAMAATIRFGTTCAPCKTAPVQSPQLEEETDEKGNCDPEKLLQCPFDKNHQIRACRFPYHLIKCRKNHPKLAMELKTCPFNARHLVPKHELTYHTETCEDRISVDTEDGGSTNGLSKWQVPVSTWVNQNMTEDWDKEADDDAAPFVWGVNTVLNQKQEMRPTNNLGPSFRTPNTLPWTPI
- the zgc:56699 gene encoding gametocyte-specific factor 1 isoform X2; its protein translation is MSLITIQLKLNCTKRLIGNCKPGLPVGVFSKSQLAMAATIRFGTTCAPCKTAPVQSPQLEEETDEKGNCDPEKLLQCPFDKNHQIRACRFPYHLIKCRKNHPKLAMELKTCPFNARHLVPKHELTYHTETCEDRISVDTEDGGSTNGLSKWQVPVSTWVNQNMTEDWDKEADDDAAPFVWGVNTVLNQK
- the zgc:56699 gene encoding gametocyte-specific factor 1 isoform X3, which encodes MAATIRFGTTCAPCKTAPVQSPQLEEETDEKGNCDPEKLLQCPFDKNHQIRACRFPYHLIKCRKNHPKLAMELKTCPFNARHLVPKHELTYHTETCEDRISVDTEDGGSTNGLSKWQVPVSTWVNQNMTEDWDKEADDDAAPFVWGVNTVLNQKQEMRPTNNLGPSFRTPNTLPWTPI